The Mytilus trossulus isolate FHL-02 unplaced genomic scaffold, PNRI_Mtr1.1.1.hap1 h1tg000433l__unscaffolded, whole genome shotgun sequence genome includes the window ttttttttttttgaaagtgtgCTAGCCCCTCTGTTGTTATTAATTGTAGGCTGAGGCTATCAGCCAGAGCGTTTACAGGCAGGGGGGTATATAGTAATCTATACGGTGTTCGgatctctttttttcttatgggGGGTAAGAGAACTCTATATTAGAGGGTTGAGGAGGAGGATAAGTTCTGTGGTAAGGctagtaaaaaaaaggggaatgAGATTGTGATGGCTATACATTCTAGGGTTTCTTATCAAGCTACCAATATATCCATTTCACCTGTGACTACCTAAGGCTCACGTAGAGGCCCCAGTAGCCGGTTCGATGCTATTGGCCGGGGTGGTACTAAAATTAGGAGGGTACGGGCTGCTTCGATTTATAAtagttatacaaataaggcttaGAAGCGTTTTTTTTGTGCTGCTACTAGTGGTGAACTTGGCAGGAGGTGTCTACGCAGGATTAGCGTGTGTACGGCAAGTGGACCTAAAATGTTTGGTAGCATATTCCTCTGTAGCGCATATGAGGCTTGTGCTATTAGGAGTGCTTAGCAACACGGTATTAGGGGTAGTGGGGGCCATTATTATTATGATCGGGCATGGGTTGTGTTCATCAGGTTTGTTCAGGTATGTGAATGCTATCTATAAGATGAGGCACTCGCGTCTGCTAGTAATAAATAAAGGGGGCTTGTTAGTCTGCCCAAGTCTAGTCTTAATGTGTTTCCTGTTAAGATCAAGCAACATAGCAGCCCCTCCTAGTCTAAACTTATTTGGGGAAATCCTCGTTTTCGGCGTGGGAGGGTGAATAAGTGGAGTGTTCCTGCTTATCCTGGGTCTGATAAGCTTTATTAGGGCATGTTTTAGACTATACCTATATGGAAGTTGTTGTCACGGGAAGGGGGTGTCACACAGGGAGTCCTTAAACTTGAGAAGAGTTTGTGATGTTTTTGTTCTGGCGGCTCATTGGATACCGCTgaactttatgtttatgtttatacccTAAACAATGAATCGTAATCCTTATTCTCGTTACTATGTACCAGGTCCAAGTCCGTGGCCCTTTTTTGTGGCTATCTCGGCAAACGGAATAGCGGTAGGGTTAATTTTGTGACTGCATCGAACTCCCAGATTTCTATTAATAGGAATGAGGTTGGGGTGTATACTATTGAGAACTTTTAGATGATGGCGAGACTTAATTCGTGAGGGAGATATTGGGTTTCATACTCGCTTCGTAATCAAGAGATTTCGTGATGGAGTTGCCCTTTTTATTCTGTCTGAAGTAatgttcttcttttcttttttttggactTTCTTCCATAATGCCTTAAGACCCTCGTGTGAACTAGGGATGCGATGACCCCCTCCAGGGATCCGCACGCCAAACCCGTCGTCGACAAGGCTGTTCGAGACAGGTCTTTTAATTAGGAGGGGGTTATTCGTAACTCAAGCCCATAAGAGAATGCGTTTGAAGGATTATGATGTTGGGCCATTTATTGGCCTAGTGGTAACAATTTTATGTGGGACTGTGTTCTTCCTAGTGCAACTTCGAGAATACTACTGAAACTCATACACTATTGCAGATAGGGTGTATGGAAGAGTGTTTTATTTACTAACTGGGTTTCATGGAATGCACGTAGTTGTGGGGACTCTTTGACTAATGGTGAGGTTAGTCCGACTATGGCGTGGGGAGTTTTCCAGTCAACGGCACTTTGGTTTTGAGGCTTGCATTTGGTACTGACACTTcgtagatgtggtatgggtaGCATTATGATGTTTAGTATATGTGTGGTTTGGAGGATGGTTATACATGTGGTGGTTCAAAATATGAGACGGGGACGTCTATACGTTTAAGTACCCAGACGCAAAGCCTTCGTGGTATGCGTACATTCAAGAAGAGCATGCTCCGTCCTGATATAAGATTCCTGACcatttaaaaggttaaaaataggAGTCATACAGACTAGTTAAacagttttgatttgaaatcaaGTACCAAAGCGATTCCAAGCGCTTACTAGTCTGAGTAAAGTAGTCTAATTAAGGACAGAAGACCTATGATTTTCAAGTGTTATAAGTAACCTTTACTTGAAATGGTAAGCTTTGTGGTAAGACCTATAAAATTAGTGAGATTAGGGGTAATATTGATCGGGACAATTCTTAGGGTTAGAAGAGAAGAGATAGTAGGGGTGTGACTCGGTTTAGAGCTAAATCTGTATGGATTTCTTGTAATTATAAACCCTGATGGTCACTATAGTCCTGAGCcctgtgtaaaatattttgtggtaCAAAGAACGGGGTCAATTCTGATACTAGTGGGTTTTGTAACCTTGATAGAGCAGCACGTAGTGAGAGGGCTGGTGATAAGGGGGGCGGGTACAGTGTTAAAATCTGGCGTTTTCCCGCTACATTCGTGGGTCCCTTCAATTATTAAGAACAGCAGATGGTTAGCAAGAGGGTTAATATTAACTTGGCAAAAAGTCGCCCCCCTtgtctttttatcaat containing:
- the LOC134702374 gene encoding LOW QUALITY PROTEIN: cytochrome c oxidase subunit 3-like (The sequence of the model RefSeq protein was modified relative to this genomic sequence to represent the inferred CDS: substituted 9 bases at 9 genomic stop codons), which produces MNRNPYSRYYVPGPSPWPFFVAISANGIAVGLILXLHRTPRFLLIGMRLGCILLRTFRXWRDLIREGDIGFHTRFVIKRFRDGVALFILSEVMFFFSFFWTFFHNALRPSCELGMRXPPPGIRTPNPSSTRLFETGLLIRRGLFVTQAHKRMRLKDYDVGPFIGLVVTILCGTVFFLVQLREYYXNSYTIADRVYGRVFYLLTGFHGMHVVVGTLXLMVRLVRLWRGEFSSQRHFGFEACIWYXHFVDVVWVALXCLVYVWFGGWLYMWWFKIXDGDVYTFKYPDAKPSWYAYIQEEHAPSXYKIPDHLKG